In Limosilactobacillus sp. WILCCON 0051, a single window of DNA contains:
- a CDS encoding transposase, which produces MKSMAQLEYHYGLKVRIYPSDYQKQIIKVNSDASRFVYNEMVAIGKELWQLNRIKLSIDTVQDRIQQLKLRQNAKQMSNHFQFLEDERIDSLAKANAIQNYHKAWNAFRKVHEAGVPKFHRKSYAWRYQTNCQYPKQKTARLDNGTVCFEDRKHIVVPKLGRLRIKGAQQRLLDRQGETRIGTVTISKDAADRFFLSLQLGSDTPFVPKLSRTNRQIGIDLNTENFLTASDGRTVANPRYYRTIKGKLAKAQRTLSRRQRRAKKEQRSLRESKNYQKQRLLVAKIHARVFDRRHDFLQRTSTALIKNQDLVVAEELRSKNLLKNRALALSISDVGWRSFLGMLSYKADLYDRQFITVSPKNTTQTCHDCGFVMGSDGTEKLTLADREWICPRCHVHHIRDYNAALNILEKGLQKQQKA; this is translated from the coding sequence ATGAAGTCAATGGCACAGTTAGAATATCATTATGGATTGAAGGTTCGTATCTATCCGAGTGATTACCAGAAACAAATAATCAAGGTTAACAGCGATGCCAGTCGTTTCGTCTATAATGAGATGGTTGCGATCGGTAAAGAACTCTGGCAATTAAACCGAATCAAACTGTCGATTGATACGGTTCAAGATCGGATCCAACAGCTAAAGCTTCGTCAAAACGCTAAGCAGATGTCAAATCATTTCCAGTTTTTAGAAGATGAGCGTATTGACAGTCTTGCTAAGGCTAATGCCATTCAAAACTATCACAAGGCTTGGAACGCTTTTCGCAAGGTTCATGAAGCCGGTGTGCCAAAATTTCATCGTAAAAGCTATGCCTGGCGATACCAGACCAACTGTCAATATCCAAAACAAAAGACGGCCCGGCTAGACAACGGTACCGTCTGCTTTGAAGATCGCAAACATATTGTGGTGCCTAAACTAGGACGTTTGCGGATCAAAGGTGCTCAGCAGCGACTATTGGATCGTCAAGGCGAAACACGCATTGGTACGGTAACCATTTCCAAAGATGCTGCCGATCGATTCTTTCTGTCGCTGCAATTAGGTTCAGATACACCGTTTGTTCCTAAGCTTAGCCGTACTAATCGGCAAATTGGCATTGACCTAAATACAGAAAACTTTCTGACTGCCAGTGATGGTCGAACCGTCGCTAACCCACGCTACTATCGAACAATCAAGGGAAAATTAGCTAAAGCACAGCGCACTCTTTCACGTCGCCAGCGCCGGGCTAAAAAAGAGCAGCGTTCCTTGCGGGAAAGCAAAAACTACCAGAAGCAGCGTTTGTTAGTCGCTAAGATCCATGCACGGGTATTTGACCGCCGCCATGATTTTCTCCAACGCACGTCTACAGCACTGATCAAGAACCAAGATCTCGTTGTAGCCGAAGAATTGAGGAGTAAGAATCTGCTAAAAAATCGTGCCTTGGCATTGAGCATCAGCGATGTTGGCTGGCGGTCTTTCTTGGGTATGTTGTCATACAAAGCCGACCTCTATGACCGTCAATTTATCACGGTCAGCCCTAAAAACACGACCCAAACCTGTCATGACTGCGGTTTTGTAATGGGAAGTGACGGGACCGAAAAGCTGACACTGGCAGATCGTGAATGGATATGTCCACGGTGCCATGTTCATCATATCCGCGATTACAATGCAGCACTGAATATTTTAGAAAAAGGACTCCAGAAACAACAAAAAGCCTAG
- a CDS encoding HAD family hydrolase — protein MILTFAVNGTLLDETPFFEKLKALAEEPKLDAEQVAFAYRFYQARLQYGQAYQDAKTILKQTLMLMDVQFNDRGWFARHYEELLAAKKELSPFDDALKALPLLKRHNKLYAVANTDNDIAQAQLQALDEWLDGILTAEQAQSYQPQAALFERVAEKLDFDHQAHAHIGSDYWQDIKPAADRSWHNVWINRQAMANSRMYKHNKALPTLEKLPDYIARVAPDMEERAGRQSN, from the coding sequence ATGATTTTGACTTTTGCCGTCAATGGTACGCTATTGGACGAAACGCCATTTTTTGAAAAATTAAAAGCACTTGCTGAAGAACCAAAACTGGATGCAGAACAGGTTGCTTTTGCCTATCGTTTTTATCAGGCCCGTCTGCAGTATGGCCAGGCCTATCAAGATGCCAAGACGATCTTAAAACAGACCTTGATGCTGATGGATGTTCAGTTTAATGATCGGGGCTGGTTTGCTCGTCACTACGAAGAACTGCTGGCTGCAAAAAAAGAACTGTCGCCATTTGATGATGCGTTAAAAGCGCTGCCGCTGCTCAAGCGCCACAATAAGCTATATGCAGTTGCCAACACTGACAATGATATTGCTCAGGCTCAGCTGCAGGCGCTTGATGAATGGCTGGATGGTATTTTAACGGCTGAACAGGCACAGTCCTACCAGCCGCAAGCTGCTTTGTTTGAGCGAGTTGCTGAAAAGCTTGATTTTGACCATCAAGCGCATGCTCACATTGGCAGCGACTATTGGCAAGACATTAAGCCAGCTGCGGATCGTTCCTGGCATAATGTCTGGATCAATCGTCAGGCAATGGCCAACTCGCGGATGTACAAGCATAACAAGGCTTTGCCGACTCTAGAGAAGTTGCCGGACTATATCGCACGGGTGGCACCGGATATGGAAGAACGTGCTGGGCGCCAGTCAAACTAA
- the tnpB gene encoding IS66 family insertion sequence element accessory protein TnpB (TnpB, as the term is used for proteins encoded by IS66 family insertion elements, is considered an accessory protein, since TnpC, encoded by a neighboring gene, is a DDE family transposase.): MLVNWSAPQHVYIVCGKTDLRKGIDGLAMVIAENYGLELDNDSLFLFCGNRNDRFKGLYWDGEGFILLYKRFENGGLRWPRHREDAVALTKSQIKALLEGISPLPQKRIRPAIKGPGY, from the coding sequence ATGCTGGTTAACTGGAGTGCCCCTCAGCACGTCTACATAGTTTGTGGCAAGACCGATCTGCGGAAGGGGATTGATGGTTTGGCCATGGTGATCGCAGAGAATTATGGCTTGGAATTAGATAATGATTCGTTATTCCTATTTTGTGGCAATCGTAATGACCGCTTCAAAGGCTTGTACTGGGACGGCGAAGGATTCATCCTGCTTTATAAACGCTTTGAAAATGGTGGACTGCGATGGCCGCGACATCGAGAAGACGCAGTGGCATTAACCAAGAGTCAGATTAAGGCATTGTTAGAAGGCATCTCGCCACTGCCTCAGAAACGAATCAGGCCGGCTATTAAGGGACCAGGGTATTAA
- a CDS encoding IS66 family transposase, producing MAEKITLEEALRENKELKAKIAELTEMVNYLQKQLFGKKTEKLSAGQLDLFDDNEQETVPTNDSTVEKLTTTVTSHQRKCKSKESRKQLLDCLEQVEELHQLSEQELTCDQCGQMMTVIGKHEQYREVKLIPAHLCCKIVCTETARCEHCQDPETDNDVLVQAKTPQPLFPHSYLSSSVIAEVLFEKFGLAVPFTRQTQYWERLGLPITSKHMARGVIEAGERFGQKIYERLRQEIKAAPVVQLDETPFQVLDLDQSHGYFWSACSTAEFSPHQVSYFHYAPSRSGKVITEILGDDFSGGIMCDGFSGYSDNRLPEAYWGTCLVHINRQFKRLLDPKITRFQGQSIASDAVRILAKVFHIEKRLKYSSASEKAAQRRQHLKAMIDDFYQLIEEALTKSPLKPLRNAIKNALKLKKRVYQMFRHGELPLHNNHNEQLIRPTTLVRKNSLFAKSTAGAKANAIWYSIVQTAKLNHLDVFKYLETLLSAFTKRETPEIEAYLPWAREIQESCKA from the coding sequence ATGGCTGAGAAGATCACTTTAGAAGAAGCCTTGCGTGAAAACAAAGAACTAAAGGCTAAGATTGCGGAACTGACCGAGATGGTAAACTATCTGCAAAAGCAACTTTTTGGAAAAAAAACTGAAAAATTAAGTGCTGGCCAGTTGGATCTGTTTGATGACAACGAACAGGAAACCGTGCCAACGAATGATTCAACAGTAGAAAAGTTGACCACTACCGTTACCAGTCACCAGAGAAAATGCAAATCAAAGGAATCACGTAAACAATTGCTTGATTGCCTAGAACAAGTTGAAGAACTTCATCAGCTAAGCGAGCAAGAACTGACTTGTGATCAATGCGGTCAAATGATGACGGTTATCGGCAAACATGAACAATATCGTGAAGTTAAACTGATTCCTGCCCACTTGTGCTGCAAAATCGTATGTACTGAAACGGCTAGATGCGAACACTGTCAAGATCCGGAAACCGACAATGATGTACTCGTTCAGGCAAAGACGCCACAGCCCTTGTTTCCACACAGTTACCTTTCAAGCTCGGTAATCGCCGAAGTACTTTTTGAAAAGTTTGGTCTGGCAGTACCGTTTACCCGCCAGACGCAGTATTGGGAGCGCCTCGGACTTCCCATCACCAGCAAACATATGGCTCGTGGGGTAATTGAAGCTGGCGAAAGGTTTGGGCAAAAGATTTATGAACGTCTGCGTCAAGAAATCAAGGCAGCACCTGTGGTGCAGCTTGATGAGACGCCATTTCAAGTTCTGGATCTTGATCAATCACATGGCTACTTCTGGTCAGCCTGTTCTACGGCAGAATTCAGTCCACATCAAGTATCGTATTTCCACTATGCCCCTTCACGATCAGGAAAGGTTATTACAGAAATCTTAGGTGATGACTTTTCTGGCGGTATTATGTGTGATGGGTTTAGTGGATATTCTGATAATCGCTTACCAGAAGCGTATTGGGGGACCTGTCTGGTTCATATCAATCGCCAATTTAAGCGACTGCTTGATCCAAAGATTACCCGCTTTCAAGGGCAAAGTATTGCGAGTGACGCCGTGCGGATCCTTGCCAAAGTATTTCACATCGAAAAACGGTTGAAATATTCATCAGCAAGTGAGAAGGCAGCCCAAAGGCGTCAGCATTTAAAAGCGATGATTGATGATTTCTATCAGCTGATTGAAGAAGCCTTGACGAAATCGCCACTCAAACCGCTACGCAATGCAATCAAAAATGCCCTCAAATTGAAGAAGCGGGTTTACCAGATGTTCAGGCATGGAGAGCTGCCATTGCATAATAATCACAATGAGCAACTGATTCGTCCCACCACGCTGGTCAGAAAGAACAGTCTGTTTGCGAAGTCCACGGCTGGGGCCAAAGCCAATGCGATCTGGTATAGCATCGTGCAAACCGCAAAACTAAATCATTTGGATGTCTTTAAATATTTAGAGACCCTGCTTAGCGCCTTTACAAAACGCGAAACGCCAGAAATAGAGGCTTATTTGCCATGGGCTCGTGAAATTCAAGAAAGCTGCAAAGCCTAA
- the uvrB gene encoding excinuclease ABC subunit UvrB, with translation MIYRQPDRPFELISDYQPTGDQPEAIAQLTQGLKKGEHAQILLGATGTGKTFTISNVIAKANKPTLILSHNKTLAGQLYGEMKKFFPNNAVEYFVSYYDYYQPEAYVPSSDTYIEKDASINDEIDKLRHAATSALLERNDVIVVASVSSIFGLGDPREYRDHVLSLHVGQEIERNQLLRDLVEIQFDRNDIDFQRGRFRVHGDVVEIFPASRDERALRVEFFGDEIDRIREVDALTGEIIGDREQVSIFPATHFLTSDDIMDTALPQIEAEMKEQVAKFTKEGKPLEAERIQQRTTYDIEMMREMGYTNGIENYSRYMDGRKPGEPPFTLLDFFPKDFLLVVDESHQTMPQVRGMYNGDRARKQQLIDYGFRLPSALDNRPLKLSEFEERVNQVIYMSATPGPYEQEQTDHVVQQIIRPTGLLDPKVEVRPVMGQIDDLVGEINQRIAKNERVLITTLTKKMSEDLTDYLKDLGLKVKYLHSDIKTLERTQIIRELRLGKFDVLVGINLLREGLDIPEVSLVAILDADKEGFLRNERSLIQTIGRAARNANGQVIMYADTITDSMQAAIDETKRRREIQEAYNQAHHIVPKTIIKPIQEAITAVKPAEDAGKIEHDTEFTVKDFKALAKDEQQNLLAELTEQMRSAAKRLDFEQAATLRDTIMELNAAVKNPKNKQAKH, from the coding sequence TTGATTTATCGTCAGCCAGATCGACCATTTGAATTGATTTCCGACTACCAGCCAACCGGTGATCAGCCCGAAGCCATCGCGCAACTGACGCAGGGGTTAAAAAAAGGCGAGCACGCGCAGATTTTGCTGGGAGCCACGGGAACAGGCAAGACGTTTACGATTTCAAACGTTATTGCCAAAGCCAATAAGCCAACGCTGATTTTGTCGCATAACAAAACGCTGGCTGGTCAGTTATATGGTGAAATGAAAAAATTTTTCCCTAATAATGCAGTTGAGTATTTCGTTTCATACTATGACTACTATCAGCCTGAAGCCTATGTACCATCCAGTGATACCTATATTGAAAAAGATGCCTCAATCAATGATGAGATCGACAAGCTGCGGCACGCGGCAACCAGTGCGCTTTTGGAGCGTAATGACGTGATTGTCGTTGCTTCGGTTTCCAGTATCTTTGGCTTGGGTGATCCGCGCGAATATCGTGATCACGTTCTGTCGCTGCATGTCGGCCAAGAAATTGAGCGTAATCAGCTGTTAAGAGATCTGGTCGAGATTCAGTTTGATCGCAATGATATTGATTTTCAGCGGGGCCGGTTTCGCGTGCATGGCGATGTCGTTGAGATCTTCCCGGCTTCACGCGATGAGCGGGCACTGCGCGTCGAGTTTTTCGGCGATGAGATTGACCGAATTCGTGAGGTTGATGCCTTGACTGGCGAGATCATCGGTGATCGCGAGCAGGTCTCGATCTTCCCAGCTACGCACTTTTTGACCAGCGATGACATTATGGATACTGCCTTGCCGCAAATCGAGGCTGAAATGAAAGAACAGGTCGCAAAATTCACCAAGGAAGGCAAACCGCTGGAAGCCGAGCGAATTCAGCAGCGGACGACCTATGACATCGAAATGATGCGTGAGATGGGCTACACCAACGGCATTGAAAACTACTCGCGCTACATGGACGGCCGCAAGCCAGGCGAGCCGCCGTTTACGCTTTTGGATTTCTTCCCTAAGGATTTTCTGCTGGTCGTTGACGAATCACACCAGACCATGCCACAGGTGCGGGGAATGTATAATGGCGATCGGGCCCGCAAGCAGCAGCTGATCGACTATGGATTCCGACTGCCCAGTGCATTGGACAACCGGCCGCTTAAGCTGAGCGAGTTTGAGGAGCGGGTCAATCAGGTCATCTACATGTCAGCAACTCCTGGACCATATGAGCAGGAACAGACTGATCACGTCGTTCAGCAGATCATTCGGCCAACTGGACTTTTGGATCCTAAAGTTGAGGTTCGCCCGGTTATGGGACAGATTGATGATCTGGTTGGCGAAATCAATCAGCGGATCGCAAAAAATGAGCGGGTCTTGATTACTACTCTGACCAAGAAAATGTCAGAAGACTTAACGGATTATCTAAAAGATCTCGGTTTAAAGGTCAAATATCTGCACAGTGATATCAAGACGCTGGAAAGAACGCAGATCATTCGTGAACTCCGGTTGGGCAAATTTGATGTATTGGTCGGAATCAACCTGCTGCGAGAAGGTCTGGACATTCCGGAAGTTTCGCTGGTTGCAATTTTGGATGCGGATAAGGAAGGCTTCTTGCGTAATGAACGCTCCTTGATCCAAACCATTGGGCGGGCTGCCCGTAATGCCAACGGTCAGGTCATCATGTATGCCGATACGATTACTGACTCGATGCAGGCCGCTATTGATGAGACGAAACGGCGGCGTGAGATTCAAGAAGCCTATAATCAGGCGCACCATATCGTGCCTAAGACTATTATCAAGCCGATTCAAGAAGCAATTACTGCAGTTAAGCCGGCTGAGGATGCTGGTAAGATCGAGCATGATACTGAGTTTACGGTTAAAGATTTCAAGGCTTTGGCAAAAGACGAGCAGCAGAATCTGCTGGCTGAGCTGACTGAGCAGATGCGTTCAGCCGCTAAACGACTTGACTTTGAACAGGCCGCCACGCTGCGCGACACAATCATGGAGCTTAATGCGGCAGTCAAGAATCCAAAAAACAAACAAGCTAAACATTGA